The proteins below are encoded in one region of Paracoccus sp. N5:
- a CDS encoding DUF1638 domain-containing protein — protein MEQAGRGRAARPKVRRAATAPLPARAAVRAEGPPPAPDKVLVIACGMLACEILAIRQQMGLEHLVLKCLPAELHFHPQRIAAAVDAAIVAARAEGYCHIFVGYADCGSGGMLDKVLARQGVARLAGPHCFAVYQGAAAFAAVADADVTAFYMTDFLCRQFDAFFVRPLGLDRHPELARDFFGNYRKVVYLAQTEDPALEQVARDAAAMLGLAYESRLTRYGDLAPALQAAALRRGG, from the coding sequence ATGGAACAGGCAGGGCGCGGCCGCGCGGCAAGGCCGAAGGTCCGTCGGGCCGCGACGGCGCCCCTGCCGGCCCGGGCCGCGGTCCGGGCGGAGGGTCCGCCGCCGGCGCCGGACAAGGTGCTGGTCATCGCCTGCGGCATGCTGGCGTGCGAGATCCTCGCGATCCGGCAGCAGATGGGCCTGGAGCATCTGGTGCTGAAGTGCCTGCCGGCCGAGCTGCATTTCCACCCCCAGCGCATTGCGGCCGCCGTGGATGCGGCGATCGTTGCCGCGCGGGCCGAGGGCTATTGCCATATCTTCGTCGGCTATGCCGATTGCGGCAGCGGCGGCATGCTCGACAAGGTGCTGGCGCGGCAGGGCGTGGCCCGGCTGGCGGGGCCGCATTGCTTTGCCGTCTACCAGGGCGCAGCAGCCTTCGCCGCGGTGGCGGATGCCGATGTGACCGCCTTCTACATGACCGACTTCCTCTGCCGCCAGTTCGACGCCTTCTTCGTGCGGCCGCTGGGGTTGGACCGGCACCCGGAGCTGGCGCGGGACTTCTTCGGCAATTACCGCAAGGTCGTCTATCTGGCGCAGACCGAGGATCCGGCGCTGGAGCAGGTGGCGCGCGATGCCGCCGCCATGCTGGGCTTGGCCTATGAAAGCCGGCTGACGCGCTATGGCGATCTGGCCCCGGCGCTGCAAGCTGCGGCACTGCGCCGCGGGGGATGA
- a CDS encoding methylenetetrahydrofolate reductase C-terminal domain-containing protein, protein MSDQTHRAMIPAAGQGRVPQAPRPGRPAQGARPGRGYAVRLWSVRHARGLEWFYRRFARTVLLLHPLWAALGYGRVERPVRFVERQVKGFMFDCRMCGQCVLSSTGMSCPMNCPKQLRNGPCGGVRANGHCEVRPDMPCVWVKAWEGSRRMVQGDAIMTVQKPLDRTLAGSSSWLRVTAQAAAERDRREGAA, encoded by the coding sequence ATGTCCGACCAGACCCATCGTGCAATGATCCCGGCGGCCGGCCAGGGCCGCGTGCCACAGGCGCCGAGGCCCGGGCGGCCGGCGCAAGGCGCGCGGCCCGGGCGCGGCTATGCGGTCAGGCTGTGGTCGGTGCGCCATGCCCGCGGCCTCGAATGGTTCTATCGCCGCTTCGCCCGAACCGTCCTGCTGTTGCATCCGCTGTGGGCGGCGCTGGGCTATGGCCGGGTCGAAAGGCCGGTGCGTTTCGTCGAGCGGCAGGTCAAGGGCTTCATGTTCGACTGCCGGATGTGCGGGCAATGCGTGCTGTCCTCGACCGGCATGTCCTGCCCGATGAACTGCCCCAAGCAGCTGCGCAACGGTCCCTGCGGCGGCGTGCGCGCCAACGGGCATTGCGAGGTCAGGCCCGACATGCCCTGCGTCTGGGTCAAGGCCTGGGAGGGCTCGCGTCGCATGGTGCAGGGCGACGCCATCATGACGGTGCAGAAGCCGCTGGACCGGACGCTGGCCGGCTCCTCGTCCTGGCTGCGCGTGACCGCCCAGGCCGCCGCCGAGCGCGACCGCCGGGAGGGTGCCGCATGA
- a CDS encoding methylenetetrahydrofolate reductase, which translates to MSPHHDENPAGAHLPLEPLPGHASRGRLERVLRRGEFAVTTELNPPDSADPQDVYDRAAVFDGWVDGINAVDASGANCHMSSVGICALLTRMGYAPIYQISCRDRNRIAIQGDVLGAAAMGVQNVLCLTGDGVQAGDQPGAKPVFDLDCMSLMETIRTMRDQGRLLSGRKLTTPPAMFLGAAINPFAPPCDFRPLRLAKKIAAGAQFVQSQYCFDVPMFRDYMARVRDLGLHEQCFILCGVGPLTSARTARWMRANVPGVHIPDAVIARLEGAADRKREGKRLCIDIIDEVKEIAGVAGIHVMAYRQEEYVAEIVHDSGVLKGRRPWRSEPRADDALVAGRLDHILHDDRAETPQQILTDAQAAPHPAIP; encoded by the coding sequence ATGAGCCCGCACCATGACGAGAACCCCGCCGGCGCGCATCTGCCGCTGGAGCCGCTGCCCGGCCATGCCTCGCGCGGGCGGCTGGAGCGGGTGCTGCGGCGCGGCGAATTCGCCGTCACCACCGAGCTGAACCCGCCCGACAGCGCCGATCCGCAGGATGTCTACGACCGCGCCGCCGTCTTCGACGGCTGGGTGGACGGGATCAATGCCGTCGATGCCTCGGGGGCGAATTGCCATATGTCCTCGGTCGGGATCTGCGCGCTACTGACCCGCATGGGCTATGCGCCGATCTACCAGATCTCGTGCCGCGACCGGAACCGCATCGCCATCCAGGGCGACGTGCTGGGTGCCGCCGCCATGGGGGTGCAGAACGTGCTGTGCCTGACCGGCGACGGCGTGCAGGCGGGCGACCAGCCGGGCGCGAAGCCGGTGTTCGATCTGGACTGCATGTCGCTGATGGAAACGATCCGCACCATGCGCGACCAGGGCCGGCTCCTGTCCGGCCGCAAGCTGACCACGCCGCCCGCGATGTTCCTGGGCGCGGCGATCAACCCCTTCGCGCCGCCCTGCGACTTCCGGCCGCTGCGGCTGGCCAAGAAGATCGCCGCCGGGGCGCAATTCGTGCAAAGCCAGTATTGCTTCGACGTGCCGATGTTTCGCGACTACATGGCCCGGGTCCGCGACCTGGGCCTGCACGAGCAATGCTTCATCCTGTGCGGCGTCGGGCCGCTGACCTCGGCCCGGACCGCGCGCTGGATGCGGGCCAATGTGCCGGGTGTGCATATTCCCGACGCGGTGATCGCGCGGCTGGAAGGCGCCGCCGACCGGAAGCGCGAGGGCAAGCGGCTCTGCATCGACATCATCGACGAGGTGAAGGAGATCGCGGGCGTCGCCGGCATCCATGTCATGGCCTATCGGCAAGAGGAATACGTGGCCGAGATCGTCCACGATTCGGGCGTGCTGAAGGGCCGGCGCCCCTGGCGCTCCGAGCCCAGGGCCGACGACGCCTTGGTCGCCGGCCGACTGGACCACATCCTGCACGACGACCGCGCCGAGACGCCGCAGCAGATCCTGACGGATGCGCAGGCGGCACCGCATCCCGCCATACCCTGA
- a CDS encoding methyltetrahydrofolate cobalamin methyltransferase encodes MTRTIVASATREIAIGFDQPFCVIGERINPTGRKKLAAEMVEGNFATVRRDALEQVAAGATMLDINAGVTAVDPNATEPGLMVQTLQIVQELVDIPLAIDSSVTAAIEAGLKVARGRPLINSVTGEEDKLEAILPLARKYDVPVVAISNDETGISMDPDVRFEVARKIVQRAMDHGIRPEDVVVDPLVMPIGALGDAGLQVFALLRRLREELKVNTTCGLSNISFGLPHRHGINAGFIPMVIGAGMTSAIMNPCRPQEMEAVRAANVLAGVDKDCGNWIRTYKDFRPGEHAAPAALPLDGAAAGARRRGGRAARLGAPA; translated from the coding sequence ATGACCCGCACCATCGTCGCCTCGGCGACCCGGGAAATCGCCATCGGCTTCGACCAGCCCTTCTGCGTCATCGGCGAGCGCATCAACCCCACCGGCCGCAAGAAGCTGGCGGCCGAGATGGTCGAGGGCAATTTCGCCACCGTGCGCCGGGATGCGCTGGAGCAGGTGGCCGCGGGCGCGACCATGCTGGACATCAACGCGGGCGTGACCGCCGTCGATCCCAACGCCACCGAGCCGGGGCTGATGGTGCAGACGCTGCAGATCGTGCAGGAGCTGGTGGACATCCCGCTGGCCATCGATTCCTCAGTCACCGCCGCCATCGAGGCCGGGCTGAAGGTCGCGCGCGGCCGCCCCCTCATCAACTCGGTCACCGGCGAGGAGGACAAGCTGGAGGCGATCCTGCCGCTGGCGCGCAAATACGACGTGCCCGTGGTCGCGATCTCGAACGACGAGACCGGGATTTCCATGGACCCCGACGTGCGCTTCGAGGTCGCGAGGAAGATCGTCCAGCGCGCCATGGACCACGGCATCCGACCCGAGGACGTGGTGGTCGATCCGCTGGTGATGCCGATCGGCGCGCTGGGGGACGCCGGGCTGCAGGTCTTTGCCCTGCTGCGCCGGCTGCGCGAGGAGCTGAAGGTGAACACGACCTGCGGCCTCTCGAACATCTCCTTCGGCCTGCCGCATCGTCACGGCATCAATGCAGGCTTCATTCCCATGGTCATCGGCGCCGGCATGACCAGCGCCATCATGAACCCCTGCCGCCCGCAGGAGATGGAAGCCGTGCGCGCCGCCAATGTGCTGGCCGGCGTCGACAAGGACTGCGGCAACTGGATCCGCACCTACAAGGATTTCCGCCCCGGCGAACATGCCGCGCCCGCCGCGCTGCCGCTGGACGGCGCGGCAGCCGGCGCGCGCCGGCGCGGCGGCCGGGCGGCCCGGCTTGGCGCGCCCGCCTGA
- a CDS encoding ASKHA domain-containing protein — protein MARPPDAMATGPKDPLVLFMPSGKRGRFPVGTSLLDAARQLGVHVESVCGGRASCGRCQVAVQEGRFAKFGIISSCDHVSARGAKEERYDRLRGLPTGRRLACSATVLGDLVVDVPQDTVVNAPLVRKPAGDRVIARDPAIRLCHVEVDQPDMHQPLGDLDRLKAVLARDWGIRDPVVPLRLLPGLQKTLRREGWGVTVAVHRDEDARPEILALWPGLHNQAYGIACDIGSTTIALHLVSLLSGRVLASAGAPNPQIRFGEDLMSRVSYVMMNPDGREAMTQAVREALNGLIAKVCAEGGVDSDNILDAVFVANPIMHHLFLGIDPTELGQAPFALAVSGAVQTTMAELGLSANAGARAYLLPCIAGHVGADAAGATLAEGPHRQDRMMLLVDIGTNAEIVLGNAARIVAASSPTGPAFEGAEISCGQRAAPGAIERVRIDPDTLEPRFRIIGSDLWSDAPGFAADAARLGVTGLCGSAIIEVVAEMYLSGILSAEGVIGGAQAARSPRIVPNGRTFSYLLHDGQPRIAVTQNDVRAVQLAKAALYAGIRLLMEKQGVAAVDTIRLAGAFGSFIDPKYAMVLGLIPDCDLAEVRAVGNAAGTGAMMALLNRGHRREIERTVQRIEKIETALEPHFQQFFVDAMGLPHKVDAFPHLAREMALPPRGHPGDAAPGDSPRRRRENRATRRRDRA, from the coding sequence TTGGCGCGCCCGCCTGACGCCATGGCGACCGGCCCGAAAGACCCGCTGGTCCTGTTCATGCCCTCGGGCAAGCGCGGGCGCTTTCCGGTCGGGACCAGCCTGCTGGACGCCGCGCGCCAGCTTGGCGTGCATGTCGAAAGCGTCTGCGGCGGCCGCGCCAGCTGCGGCCGCTGCCAGGTCGCGGTGCAGGAGGGCAGATTCGCCAAGTTCGGCATCATCTCGTCCTGCGACCACGTCTCGGCCCGAGGGGCCAAGGAGGAACGCTATGACCGCCTGCGCGGCCTGCCCACGGGGCGGCGCCTGGCCTGCTCGGCCACCGTGCTGGGCGACCTGGTGGTGGACGTGCCGCAGGATACGGTGGTCAACGCGCCGCTGGTGCGCAAACCCGCCGGCGACCGCGTCATCGCGCGCGACCCGGCGATCCGGCTGTGCCATGTCGAGGTGGACCAGCCCGACATGCACCAGCCGCTGGGCGATCTCGACCGGCTCAAGGCGGTGCTGGCGCGGGACTGGGGCATCCGCGACCCGGTGGTGCCGCTGCGGCTGCTGCCCGGCTTGCAGAAGACCCTGCGCCGGGAAGGCTGGGGCGTCACCGTCGCCGTGCATCGGGACGAGGACGCGCGCCCGGAAATCCTCGCGCTCTGGCCCGGCCTGCACAACCAGGCCTATGGCATCGCCTGCGACATCGGCTCGACCACCATCGCGCTGCATCTGGTGTCGCTGCTCTCGGGTCGGGTGCTGGCCTCGGCCGGTGCCCCGAACCCGCAGATCCGCTTCGGCGAGGACCTGATGAGCCGGGTGTCCTATGTGATGATGAACCCCGACGGGCGCGAAGCGATGACGCAAGCCGTGCGTGAGGCGCTGAACGGGTTGATCGCCAAGGTCTGCGCCGAGGGCGGCGTCGATTCGGACAATATCCTGGATGCGGTCTTCGTCGCCAATCCGATCATGCACCACCTGTTCCTGGGCATCGACCCGACCGAGCTGGGCCAGGCGCCCTTTGCCCTGGCCGTGTCGGGCGCGGTGCAGACCACCATGGCCGAGCTGGGGCTTTCCGCCAATGCCGGGGCGCGCGCCTATCTGCTGCCCTGCATCGCCGGGCATGTCGGGGCGGATGCTGCCGGGGCCACGCTGGCCGAAGGCCCGCACCGGCAGGACCGCATGATGCTGCTGGTCGACATCGGCACCAATGCCGAGATCGTGCTGGGCAATGCCGCCCGCATCGTCGCGGCCTCCTCGCCCACCGGCCCGGCCTTCGAGGGCGCCGAGATCTCCTGCGGCCAGCGCGCCGCCCCCGGCGCGATCGAGCGGGTGCGCATCGACCCCGACACGCTGGAGCCGCGCTTTCGCATCATCGGCTCGGATCTGTGGTCGGATGCGCCGGGCTTTGCCGCGGATGCGGCCCGGCTGGGCGTCACCGGCCTCTGCGGCTCGGCCATCATCGAGGTCGTGGCCGAGATGTATCTCTCGGGCATCCTGTCGGCGGAGGGCGTCATCGGCGGTGCGCAGGCGGCGCGCAGCCCGCGGATCGTTCCGAACGGGCGCACCTTCTCCTATCTGCTGCACGACGGCCAGCCGCGCATCGCCGTCACGCAGAACGACGTGCGCGCGGTCCAGCTGGCCAAGGCCGCGCTTTACGCCGGCATCCGGCTGCTGATGGAAAAGCAGGGCGTGGCGGCGGTGGACACGATCCGGCTGGCCGGGGCCTTCGGCTCGTTCATCGACCCGAAATATGCCATGGTGCTGGGCCTGATCCCGGATTGCGACCTGGCCGAGGTCCGGGCGGTCGGCAATGCCGCCGGAACCGGCGCGATGATGGCGCTGCTGAACCGCGGCCACCGGCGCGAGATCGAGCGGACGGTGCAGCGCATCGAGAAGATCGAGACTGCGCTCGAGCCGCATTTCCAGCAGTTTTTCGTGGACGCCATGGGCCTGCCGCACAAGGTCGACGCCTTTCCGCACCTGGCGCGCGAGATGGCCTTGCCACCGCGCGGCCATCCCGGCGACGCCGCGCCCGGGGACAGCCCGCGCCGGCGGCGCGAGAACCGCGCGACCCGCCGCCGCGATCGCGCCTGA